One region of Solanum pennellii chromosome 6, SPENNV200 genomic DNA includes:
- the LOC107022457 gene encoding LOW QUALITY PROTEIN: thioredoxin-like 1-2, chloroplastic (The sequence of the model RefSeq protein was modified relative to this genomic sequence to represent the inferred CDS: inserted 1 base in 1 codon) codes for MASSLSSGFSVSGPCFNSRAKGSAHHCYSNGNLXSREFLGKSLNVSDHIQAQEEICVESGQGWWEKTLKPNMVEINSAQQLVDSLLKAGDRLVIIDFYSPDCGGCKTLHPKMCELAESNPNAIFLKVNYEELKSMCNVLHIPVLPLFRFYKGAQGKVCSFSCTNATIKKFKDAVSRYGNEGCRFSPATGLEESELLALASIGQI; via the exons ATGGCAAGTTCATTGAGCAGTGGTTTCTCTGTTTCTGGCCCCTGTTTCAATTCCAGAGCCAAAGGGTCTGCTCATCATTGCTATTCAAATGGAAATt catctagagaatttctcgGCAAATCATTGAATGTATCAGACCATATACAG GCACAAGAAGAAATTTGTGTTGAAAGTGGTCAGGGATGGTGGGAGAAGACACTTAAACCCAACATGGTAGAGATCAATTCAGCACAACAACTTGTTGATTCATTGTTGAAGGCTGGTGATAGATTAGTCATAATTGACTTCTACTCTCCTGATTGTGGAGGTTGCAAGACTTTACATCCTAAG ATGTGTGAGTTAGCTGAATCAAATCCCAATGCCATATTCCTAAAAGTAAACTATGAAGAACTGAAAAGCATGTGCAATGTTCTTCATATACCTGTCTTGCCCTTGTTCAGATTCTACAAGGGTGCACAAGGCAAAGTTTGTAGCTTCAGCTGTACTAATGCAACA ataaagaaatttaaagatGCAGTATCAAGGTATGGGAATGAAGGGTGTCGCTTCAGTCCAGCAACAGGTCTCGAGGAATCTGAGCTTTTAGCTTTGGCCTCAATtggacaaatataa
- the LOC107021868 gene encoding NAC domain-containing protein 92-like: MENYSGVVKDDDQMELPPGFRFHPTDEELITHYLSNKVVDTDFVAIAIGDVDLNKVEPWDLPWKAKMGEKEWYFFCVRDKKYPTGLRTNRATAAGYWKATGKDREIYRGKSLIGMKKTLVFYKGRAPKGEKTNWVIHEFRLEGKLSLQNLPKTAKNEWVICRVFQKSSGGKKIHISGLLKLNSNENEMGNSFLPPLADSATATASKSSHVHCFSNFLTAQNNCFPLLSNPMDSYPTTSLVPNTFSCNQIAPFTTNNPASFGVQDPSILLRTSLDSYGLNFKKEDIFNVPQETGVLSTDMNTEITSVVSNLEMKRRFLEDQVPSAGMVGLQGLDCLWSC; encoded by the exons ATGGAGAATTATTCAGGAGTTGTTAAGGATGATGATCAAATGGAGTTACCACCTGGATTTCGATTCCATCCAACTGATGAAGAATTGATCACTCATTATTTGTCTAACAAAGTTGTGGATACTGATTTCGTTGCTATTGCTATTGGTGATGTTGATTTGAACAAAGTTGAACCTTGGGATCTTCcat GGAAGGCGAAAATGGGGGAAAAAGAATGGTATTTTTTCTGTGTGAGAGACAAGAAGTATCCAACAGGGCTGAGAACAAACAGGGCGACTGCTGCAGGGTATTGGAAAGCTACTGGAAAAGACAGAGAGATTTACAGGGGAAAATCATTGATCGGTATGAAGAAAACTCTGGTTTTCTACAAAGGGAGAGCTCCAAAAGGTGAAAAGACAAATTGGgttattcatgaatttagattAGAAGGAAAATTGTCTCTTCAAAATCTGCCAAAGACAGCAAAG AATGAATGGGTGATTTGCAGAGTGTTCCAAAAGAGCAGTGGTGGAAAGAAAATCCACATTTCAGGGCTTTTGAAACTGAATtctaatgaaaatgaaatggGGAATTCATTTCTGCCACCATTGGCAGATTCTGCTACTGCTACTGCTTCGAAATCCAGCCACGTGCACTGCTTCTCCAATTTTCTCACTGCTCAAAACAACTGTTTCCCTCTTCTGTCAAATCCAATGGATAGTTACCCTACAACTTCTCTTGTTCCAAATACATTTTCTTGTAACCAAATAGCCCCATTCACTACTAATAATCCAGCTTCATTTGGGGTTCAAGATCCTTCAATTCTTCTAAGGACTTCACTTGACAGTTATGGTCTGAATTTCAAGAAAGAGGACATTTTTAATGTACCCCAAGAAACAGGGGTACTTAGCACTGACATGAATACTGAAATCACATCAGTGGTATCAAATCTTGAAATGAAAAGAAGGTTTCTTGAAGATCAGGTGCCATCAGCAGGTATGGTTGGATTACAGGGTCTTGATTGTCTCTGGAGTTGCTGA